In Nicotiana tabacum cultivar K326 chromosome 19, ASM71507v2, whole genome shotgun sequence, one DNA window encodes the following:
- the LOC142173697 gene encoding uncharacterized protein LOC142173697, producing MSNLSKLKFVALNISEKHYLSWVLDAKIHLAAKALESTIIQGNKISSQDKAKAMISLRRHLDEELKIEYLTLKDPFELWINLKERYDHLKATILLRARYEWIHLRLQDFKTVSEYNSVVFRITSQLKLCEKIVNDEDLIEKTLSTFHASNMVLQQQYREKGLKKYSELISCLLVAEQHNTLLMKNYEARPSGSAPFSEVNMIAATQKSERRQNHYRGRGRGHSPGRGHGHGHGEGRNNYRHHSENKQENNKDPQNNPLQGRVNICHRCGRSNKYDDAEANLAYKDDDFGGLTNNTHLGDGDFFEDIDRRSDYLTGE from the exons ATGTCGAATTTATCAAAGCTTAAATTTGTAGCACTTAACATCTCCGAAAAGCATTATTTATCATGGGTCCTTGATGCTAAAATTCACCTTGCTGCAAAAGCTCTTGAAagtactattatacaaggaaataaAATATCAAGCCAGGATAAAGCAAAGGCTATGATTTCCCTTCGTCGTCATCTCGATGAAGAGTTAAAGATTGAATATTTAACCCTAAAAGATCCATTTGAATTATGGATCAATTTAAAGGAACGATATGACCATCTTAAGGCAACGATATTGCTAAGAGCTCGATATGAATGGATTCACTTACGGTTACAAGATTTTAAAACTGTAAGTGAATATAATTCTGTTGTATTTAGGATAACTTCCCAACTTAAATTATGTGAAAAAATTGTGAATGATGAGGATTTAATAGAAAAGACTCTTTCTACTTTTCATGCCTCAAATATGGTATTGCAgcaacaataccgtgaaaaggGTTTAAAAAAATATTCTGAATTAATCTCATGCCTCCTGGTGGCTGAGCAACATAATACCCTtttaatgaaaaattatgaagCACGTCCCTCGGGATctgcaccattttccgaagtgAATATGATAGCAGCTACTcaaaagtctgaaagaagacaaaatcaTTATCGTGGTCGTGGCCGTGGCCATAGTCCTGGACGTGGACATGGACATGGACATGGAGAGGGACGAAATAATTATCGCCATCATAGTGAAAATAAACAAGAGAACAATAAGGATCCTCAAAATAATCCTTTACAAGGCAGAGTTAATATTTGTCACAGGTGTG GTCGCTCAAACAAATATGATGATGCTGAGGcaaatcttgcatataaagatgatgattttggaggcCTTACAAATAATACTCATTTAGGAGatggagacttctttgaggatattgaccgAAGAAGTGATTATCTTACTGGGGAATAA
- the LOC107820373 gene encoding folate-binding protein 1-like, whose translation MELKLRFSLMLLLTTSVYLQLPYVSGKDNGVCISPGGRFPRFSNEGKPPRKVKKGPRELNLCRIFRGKTCCDVTQTHPALLSIRKLASTGEASQECLHLWEMLECSICDPRVGVQAGPPVLCTSFCNKVYQACSNAYFSMDAKTQVLAPCGVNDFVCGRASQWISNGTELCRVAGFSVKSLSDDPEEVSCYGGKSSVDFIADSWRASQSKVQEKTDSSGFVEDFKQWVEDMTFKERISWAVGGMVLTAGLLFTSQRKSHRQRQKLAALQRTARRLGGNVNPRSPTSQGSEKGS comes from the exons ATGGAATTGAAATTGCGTTTCTCGTTGATGCTGCTGCTCACAACCTCCGTTTACCTTCAGCTACCGTATGTCTCAG GTAAAGATAATGGAGTTTGCATTTCACCTGGTGGTCGCTTTCCTCGATTTTCAAATGAAGGAAAACCTCCAAGAAAAGTAAAAAAGGGCCCAAGAGAGTTGAACCTCTGCAGGATATTTCGCGGAAAAACTTGCTGCGATGTAACGCAGACGCATCCTGCTTTGTTATCCATTAGGAAGCTTGCTTCAACTGGAGAGGCAAGCCAAGAGTGCTTGCACTTATGGGAAATGTTAGAATGTTCAATCTGTGATCCACGTGTTGGTGTGCAGGCAGGACCCCCTGTTTTATGCACCTCTTTCTGTAACAAAGTATACCAAGCTTGCTCCAATGCGTACTTCTCCATGGATGCTAAGACACAG GTTCTAGCACCCTGTGGTGTAAACGACTTTGTTTGTGGTAGAGCATCCCAATGGATCTCTAACGGGACAGAGCTCTGCCGCGTTGCAGGTTTTTCTGTGAAGTCTTTGTCTGATGATCCAGAAGAAGTTTCTTGCTATGGCGGAAAGTCTAGTGTGGATTTTATTGCTGATTCGTGGAGGGCTTCACAATCCAAGGTGCAAGAGAAAACGGACAGTTCTGGATTTGTTGAAGATTTCAAACAATGGGTAGAGGACATGACATTTAAAGAGAGAATATCTTGGGCAGTAGGAGGCATGGTTCTTACAGCAGGACTTCTATTTACCAG TCAAAGGAAAAGCCATAGGCAACGCCAGAAACTAGCAGCCCTCCAACGCACGGCCAGGAGATTGGGAGGAAATGTGAATCCGAGATCTCCTACAAGTCAAGGGAGCGAAAAGGGTAGTTAA